In Phoenix dactylifera cultivar Barhee BC4 unplaced genomic scaffold, palm_55x_up_171113_PBpolish2nd_filt_p 001293F, whole genome shotgun sequence, the following are encoded in one genomic region:
- the LOC103710392 gene encoding glycine-rich cell wall structural protein 2-like, whose amino-acid sequence MASSKVVGVAVLLLLLGVELIAAARVVIHATGGGGGGGFGGGGGGGGGSGLGSGYGSGYGSGEGHGYGGGEGAGGGYGRGGGGGGGGGSGYGAGGGSGSGYGSGYGSGGGKGGGGRGGGEGGGGGGGGGSGYGSAGGSGSGYGSGYGGGSGYGSGAGVNAGHGEGGGGGGGGGGGGGSGYGSGSGGGSGYGSGYGSGYGSGYGGGQG is encoded by the coding sequence ATGGCGAGTTCGAAAGTTGTAGGTGTTGCAGTACTCCTGCTATTGCTCGGTGTGGAGCTCATAGCTGCCGCAAGGGTGGTGATTCATGCTACCGGTGGCGGTGGAGGTGGTGGTTTTGGTGGCGGAGGTGGCGGTGGCGGAGGTTCTGGGTTAGGCTCAGGCTATGGTTCTGGGTATGGCTCTGGAGAAGGCCATGGGTATGGTGGTGGTGAGGGAGCTGGGGGAGGCTACGGACGTGGcggcggtggtggtggaggaggtGGGTCTGGTTATGGAGCCGGTGGTGGCAGTGGCTCCGGTTATGGTTCGGGGTATGGCTCTGGgggaggaaaaggagggggtgGGAGAGGTGGAGGcgaaggtggtggtggtggtggtggaggtggtTCCGGGTATGGGAGTGCTGGTGGGAGTGGCTCCGGTTATGGGTCGGGATATGGTGGTGGATCAGGCTACGGCAGCGGTGCTGGTGTGAATGCAGGACATGGcgaaggagggggaggaggtggcggcggcggcggcggcggcgggtcGGGATATGGATCAGGCTCTGGAGGGGGGTCTGGATACGGATCCGGGTACGGATCTGGATACGGATCCGGGTACGGTGGTGGGCAAGGGTGA